A segment of the Takifugu rubripes unplaced genomic scaffold, fTakRub1.2, whole genome shotgun sequence genome:
ACACTTCCATTTTAGCTGGCATATCCCACCGTAATCCAAAATCAAGTAAAATGTCAAGGGAACAAGTcacaaagtggaaaaaaaataaaaaattaaattaatataaAATGAAAGAACCAATGCaagaaaaaagagacaaaagcagcagcgtaATCAGCAGAGGCACAGAAATAAAAGGTGtgatggcaaaaaaaagagaataggAGACAGTTAGCGAGAAAGGCCTCCAAACATGAAACCCTTCCCCCCTCTCTGGAACAATCTACTGGCAGGGACCCCTCCCCTGAAAGAGGGGCACCTCTCTGTGTTCGCCAGTCCACATTTGGCACACATGGACCCGACACCTGCTTTCCAACCCAGAGCAGGCTGGCGGCAGCCGCCCATAGCTGTTTGCTGCCATCTACAGTCAGCCACGGCAAACAGCAACTTAGGAAACAAGACGGTGTGAGTCAAAACACTGGATCAGGGGCGTCCGGACCACCCGGGACACCGGTCGAAAGCCGGGTCTGCTGCCGGGTCCGGTCCAGAACCGGTTCGCGGTTATGACATAAGATGAATGGTTCATTACAAGGCAAAGAAAGAGCAAGCATCAGTCATCAAACTTCTCATAGACGGAGGAAATTCCGCCGAAAATAACACGAAATaagaaaaatgtaaactttTATGGAAGTCATAGTTGTGTCATCTGGAAGGCTGAGCTAGGTCTGTGTTGGGGGTCCGATTGCCCTCACTGGAGATGTACAAGGGGTGTTGGTGCTATGGGGGCGCCATGAACTCATCCTACTCGACTTTGACACCCATCTTCTCCGTGTTTAGTAGGTAGAGGCTATCGTCTATCAGAAAACTGGTGGGAGAAGAAGACAAGAACCATTTGTCTGCTGTACAAGATCGCAAGTCTCTCCATTTCAGCTCCACAAAgaaacaaacctgtaaaaggAAATGGACCGGTATGGTGCTGAGATGCCACACTGCATGAGCATCGAGGATCCAGAGCATTGGGGGgaagtccagcagctccagcaagGCCAGACCatgaagcagcagcaccaccaggccACACTTCCACCAATATGGCAGGGTCCCCCGGTTCTGCCAGCACCAACACAGCCACCACAGCAGGTTCACCAGGCCTGGGAAAGAGCAAACAAGCTTTTAATACACAAGATTGAGACATTAAAGGCAGCACAGCAAGACAGAAGATCCAATGTGAGCTTCACCAATGGTGGCGTTGGCAGCCATATTGTAGCCGTAGTCAAAACTGACAAAGGTCAGGTAGGACACGTGTGAGGTGAAGGCCAAGATCAGGAAGACTCCCACTATGCTCGACACGGCGGGTCTCCGCAGGCCCAAAGTTCTGAGTAGAGAGGATGCAGATAGTTTCAGGAATCATTAAGAAGGCCAAAATTGTTAATTTCGCTCCTCTAAAATACATATTATGGGACAGAAAGGTTGAGCGCATTAAATTGTCATGTGACACAAATGAAAGCGCGTCCGCACGTCACAAGTGTTTGTTGTTGGGGTTACCTGACACAACACAGGTAGATTGAGTAGAGGATGACTGCTGTTGCACAGAAATAGTCCATTTTCTAGAAGAGAACAgcacattcacacaaaaaaagatgACAGAGTTAACAGCGTTGTGTTCAAGACAAAGAAGAAATTGATCATGGCTGATTGTGCTTCAAGAGGCATTTTCAAAACTCTCAATagtgtttgttttaaaacaacAAGACAGTAAATTGATGAAATGCAGCATCTCAACATATTTGACGCTTACCTCGGTCAGATAGGTATCCCGAGTGTGAAACACGGTGGACCAGAACCATGCATTGAGCGATACCTAAAGAAACGCAGA
Coding sequences within it:
- the LOC115248174 gene encoding post-GPI attachment to proteins factor 3-like gives rise to the protein FASHTQLVTFDLSFSVCVPGWTCRDDCRYQCMWTTVGLYQAEGYRVPQFHGKWPFARFLCFEEPASALASLLNGLACLLMLLRYRSTVPRQSPMYHTINAFSLVSLNAWFWSTVFHTRDTYLTEKMDYFCATAVILYSIYLCCVRTLGLRRPAVSSIVGVFLILAFTSHVSYLTFVSFDYGYNMAANATIGLVNLLWWLCWCWQNRGTLPYWWKCGLVVLLLHGLALLELLDFPPMLWILDAHAVWHLSTIPVHFLLQVCFFVELKWRDLRSCTADKWFLSSSPTSFLIDDSLYLLNTEKMGVKVE